The following proteins are encoded in a genomic region of Populus nigra chromosome 16, ddPopNigr1.1, whole genome shotgun sequence:
- the LOC133675525 gene encoding ASC1-like protein isoform X1 — MGVLGINNLIDWESESYPVATDFIAIPLFAVFFFSVRFVLDKYVFECSARRFIFGKGHVTVDVGKHGNRKKVNKFKESAWKCVYFLCAEILALYVSYDEPWFTNTKYFWVGPGDQVWPDQKLKFELKVLYMYAGGFYTYSIFALIFWETRRSDFGVSMGHHIVTVILIVLSYILRFGRVGAVVLALHDATDVFMEIAKMSKYSGYELMASVFFLLFVLFWTILRIIYYPFWILRSTSYEIVSALNNEKQMVDGSIYYYLFNTLLFSLLVLHIYWWILMVGMVMAQIQAGGQVSDDVRSGKEHDFQTQICSFFYTQAQA, encoded by the exons ATGGGTGTTCTGGGAATCAACAACTTGATCGATTGGGAGTCAGAGTCATACCCAGTGGCCACTGACTTCATTGCCATTCCATTATTTgctgtcttcttcttttcagtTAGATTTGTTCTTGACAAATATGTCTTTGAG TGTTCAGCCAGAAGATTTATTTTTGGGAAGGGGCATGTTACAGTGGATGTTGGGAAACATGGAAACCGGAAGAAAGTTAATAAATTCAAAGAGTCCGCATGGAAAtgtgtttattttctttgtgcTGAGATTTTGGCTCTTTATGTTTCATATGATGAGCCTTGGTTCACTAATACTAAATATTTTTGGGTAGGACCTGGTGATCAAGTTTGGCCTGATCAGAAACTTAA ATTCGAATTGAAGGTATTGTACATGTATGCTGGTGGGTTCTATACATACTCTatatttgctttgattttttgggAAACCAGGCGTTCAGACTTTGGTGTATCCATGGGCCATCACATTGTAACTGTCATTCTCATTGTTCTGTCCTACATACTTAG GTTTGGTCGTGTTGGTGCTGTTGTTTTAGCCCTGCATGATGCAACTGATGTGTTCATGGAAATAGCAAAGATGTCAAAATATAGTGGCTACGAATTGATGGCtagtgtttttttccttctctttgttCTCTTCTGGACCATACTCCGCATCATTTACTACCCATTTTGGATACTTAGGAGCACAAG CTATGAAATTGTTTCGGCCCTCAACAATGAAAAGCAAATGGTGGATGGATCTATCTATTATTATCTCTTCAACACTCTTCTGTTTTCCTTGCTTGTTCTTCATATTTATTGGTGGATCTTGATGGTTGGGATGGTCATGGCACAAATCCAAGCGGGAGGCCAAGTTAGTGATGATGTTCGTTCAGGTAAGGAGCATGATTTCCAAACACAAATTTGCAGCTTTTTCTATACACAAGCACAAGCGTAA
- the LOC133675525 gene encoding ASC1-like protein isoform X2, whose translation MGVLGINNLIDWESESYPVATDFIAIPLFAVFFFSVRFVLDKYVFECSARRFIFGKGHVTVDVGKHGNRKKVNKFKESAWKCVYFLCAEILALYVSYDEPWFTNTKYFWVGPGDQVWPDQKLKFELKVLYMYAGGFYTYSIFALIFWETRRSDFGVSMGHHIVTVILIVLSYILRFGRVGAVVLALHDATDVFMEIAKMSKYSGYELMASVFFLLFVLFWTILRIIYYPFWILRSTSYEIVSALNNEKQMVDGSIYYYLFNTLLFSLLVLHIYWWILMVGMVMAQIQAGGQVSDDVRSDSEGEDDHDD comes from the exons ATGGGTGTTCTGGGAATCAACAACTTGATCGATTGGGAGTCAGAGTCATACCCAGTGGCCACTGACTTCATTGCCATTCCATTATTTgctgtcttcttcttttcagtTAGATTTGTTCTTGACAAATATGTCTTTGAG TGTTCAGCCAGAAGATTTATTTTTGGGAAGGGGCATGTTACAGTGGATGTTGGGAAACATGGAAACCGGAAGAAAGTTAATAAATTCAAAGAGTCCGCATGGAAAtgtgtttattttctttgtgcTGAGATTTTGGCTCTTTATGTTTCATATGATGAGCCTTGGTTCACTAATACTAAATATTTTTGGGTAGGACCTGGTGATCAAGTTTGGCCTGATCAGAAACTTAA ATTCGAATTGAAGGTATTGTACATGTATGCTGGTGGGTTCTATACATACTCTatatttgctttgattttttgggAAACCAGGCGTTCAGACTTTGGTGTATCCATGGGCCATCACATTGTAACTGTCATTCTCATTGTTCTGTCCTACATACTTAG GTTTGGTCGTGTTGGTGCTGTTGTTTTAGCCCTGCATGATGCAACTGATGTGTTCATGGAAATAGCAAAGATGTCAAAATATAGTGGCTACGAATTGATGGCtagtgtttttttccttctctttgttCTCTTCTGGACCATACTCCGCATCATTTACTACCCATTTTGGATACTTAGGAGCACAAG CTATGAAATTGTTTCGGCCCTCAACAATGAAAAGCAAATGGTGGATGGATCTATCTATTATTATCTCTTCAACACTCTTCTGTTTTCCTTGCTTGTTCTTCATATTTATTGGTGGATCTTGATGGTTGGGATGGTCATGGCACAAATCCAAGCGGGAGGCCAAGTTAGTGATGATGTTCGTTCAG ATTCTGAAGGTGAGGATGACCATGATGATTAA
- the LOC133675525 gene encoding ASC1-like protein isoform X3, whose amino-acid sequence MSLSCLFLLQCSARRFIFGKGHVTVDVGKHGNRKKVNKFKESAWKCVYFLCAEILALYVSYDEPWFTNTKYFWVGPGDQVWPDQKLKFELKVLYMYAGGFYTYSIFALIFWETRRSDFGVSMGHHIVTVILIVLSYILRFGRVGAVVLALHDATDVFMEIAKMSKYSGYELMASVFFLLFVLFWTILRIIYYPFWILRSTSYEIVSALNNEKQMVDGSIYYYLFNTLLFSLLVLHIYWWILMVGMVMAQIQAGGQVSDDVRSGKEHDFQTQICSFFYTQAQA is encoded by the exons ATGTCTTTGAG CTGTTTATTTCTGTTGCAGTGTTCAGCCAGAAGATTTATTTTTGGGAAGGGGCATGTTACAGTGGATGTTGGGAAACATGGAAACCGGAAGAAAGTTAATAAATTCAAAGAGTCCGCATGGAAAtgtgtttattttctttgtgcTGAGATTTTGGCTCTTTATGTTTCATATGATGAGCCTTGGTTCACTAATACTAAATATTTTTGGGTAGGACCTGGTGATCAAGTTTGGCCTGATCAGAAACTTAA ATTCGAATTGAAGGTATTGTACATGTATGCTGGTGGGTTCTATACATACTCTatatttgctttgattttttgggAAACCAGGCGTTCAGACTTTGGTGTATCCATGGGCCATCACATTGTAACTGTCATTCTCATTGTTCTGTCCTACATACTTAG GTTTGGTCGTGTTGGTGCTGTTGTTTTAGCCCTGCATGATGCAACTGATGTGTTCATGGAAATAGCAAAGATGTCAAAATATAGTGGCTACGAATTGATGGCtagtgtttttttccttctctttgttCTCTTCTGGACCATACTCCGCATCATTTACTACCCATTTTGGATACTTAGGAGCACAAG CTATGAAATTGTTTCGGCCCTCAACAATGAAAAGCAAATGGTGGATGGATCTATCTATTATTATCTCTTCAACACTCTTCTGTTTTCCTTGCTTGTTCTTCATATTTATTGGTGGATCTTGATGGTTGGGATGGTCATGGCACAAATCCAAGCGGGAGGCCAAGTTAGTGATGATGTTCGTTCAGGTAAGGAGCATGATTTCCAAACACAAATTTGCAGCTTTTTCTATACACAAGCACAAGCGTAA
- the LOC133675126 gene encoding uncharacterized protein LOC133675126, which translates to MGCSFSGLNALYDAVNGGGDVWINENRFRIVRQLGEGGFAYVFLVKEVVNASAPASGGGAVAGGLSKKVKDKSHLSGDGTYAMKKVLIQNNEQLELVREEIHVSSLFNHPNLLPLLDHAIIAVKATQEGSWNHEAYLLFPVHLDGTLLDNSTAMKAKKEFFSTTDVLQIFRQLCAGLKHMHNLDPSYAHNDVKPGNVLLTHRQGKSPLAILMDFGSARPAKRQIRSRSEALQLQEWASEHCSAPFRAPELWDCPSHADIDERTDIWSLGCTLYAIMYGVSPFEYALGESGGSLQLAIVNAQIKWPAGPKPPYPEALHQFVTWMLQPQAAVRPRIDDIIIHVDKLISKFSN; encoded by the exons ATGGGGTGCTCTTTTTCGGGGCTGAATGCATTATACGACGCCGTTAACGGAGGGGGAGATGTGTGGATCAATGAGAACAGATTCAGGATCGTGAGGCAGCTTGGTGAAGGTGGATTTGCCTATGTGTTTTTGGTCAAGGAGGTGGTCAACGCCTCCGCTCCTGCTTCTGGTGGTGGTGCTGTTGCTGGTGGCCTCTCTAAAAAAGTCAAGGACAAATCCCATCTCTCTG GTGATGGAACTTATGCTATGAAGAAAGTTCTTATTCAGAATAATGAGCAGTTGGAGTTGGTGCGGGAAGAGATTCATGTTTCTTCACTATTCAATCACCCCAATCTGCTTCCGCTTCTTGATCATGCTATTATTGCAGTCAAG GCTACTCAAGAAGGATCTTGGAACCATGAAGCCTATTTGTTATTTCCGGTTCACTTGGATGGAACCTTACTGGACAACTCCACTGCTATGAAAGCTAAAAAGGAATTCTTTTCTACCACAGATGTTCTTCAAATATTTCGACAG CTTTGTGCAGGGCTAAAACATATGCACAATCTTGACCCTTCATACGCACACAATGATGTCAAACCTGGTAATGTTCTCCTAACACATAGGCAAGGGAAATCACCTCTTGCTATATTGATGGATTTTGGGAGTGCTCGACCTGCAAAAAGGCAAATTCGATCTCGCTCAGAGGCACTACAGTTGCAg GAATGGGCGTCTGAGCATTGTTCAGCACCTTTCAGAGCTCCTGAGTTGTGGGATTGCCCCAGCCATGCAGACATTGATGAGAGAACTGATATTTGGTCACTAGGATGCACACTATATGCAATAAT GTATGGAGTATCTCCATTTGAATATGCACTTGGAGAGTCTGGAGGAAGCCTTCAATTGGCCATTGTAAATGCACAGATAAAGTGGCCAGCTGGACCCAAACCTCCATACCCAGAAGCTCTTCATCAGTTTGTGACATGGATGCTTCAACCTCAGGCAGCAGTTCGTCCTCGCATTGATGATATCATAATTCATGTTGACAAGCTGATCTCAAAGTTTTCAAATTGA